A stretch of DNA from Clostridium sp. JN-9:
TACATTTAAGCCCGGCTAATATTAAAAGCGGCGTTTTACTAAAAAACGCCGCTTTCTTTAGTTTGCATGAATCTGTCTTTTCATCTTCTCCCAAATTTTTATTAAGAACACCGCAATTAGCATTAAAGCTATGCCTATAATAGATAATGTATCTTCAATTCGTAATTTGGGCGTAGCCCTCCAACCCTGCTATACTAAAGCCAAGGTTGGATCAAGAAGTTTCCTTACCTCTGCGGAGCAGCCAGCATACAATTGAATAAATTCAATAAAGGAAAATACGCCAAAATATTGACCAGAATATATTATAACTGACTTTTGCTTATCTTCTTTATAATTCTTAATAATTACAGGGAGGGACTTGCCTGAATACTTATTTCCCTCCTCCATGTTTTTGAATAGTTGAAAATACATGTAGCCAATGAGTGTCATAACTATATGAAAAGTTATAAAATTATATTTTGTACTCTTAAAATCTTCTAATTTCCAAAAGTCTTTTATTTGTCTATAGTCTTCTTCAATTTCTGGTCTTAGTTCATAAGTATTTATTATTTGTTTTGCAGTTTTATTTGTGTCTGTGGTTAAAAATACATAGTATTCATTATCTTTTTTATCATGAACGACACAGGCACACAAGTCAACATCTTTATCTGGTGTATTACTTTGCCACATCATACCTAGATCCTTAACCAGGTGTATTTCTTGAGTTTTCCTTTTCTTGTTAGGGTGTTTTTGCCACTTGTCTTCGGAGATTGCTATTTTTACAGCTTCTTGGTATATTGTCATGTTCTTTTTTGCAGGTACATATGTATCCACTTGCTTTTCAAGCTTCAAAATATTAATAACATCACGAGAAATAAATCCCCTGTCATTTATGAGAATATCTCCACTTTTTAAACATTTACTTTTTAAAATCATATTTCTACAAAGTTCTAAATCATGAGGCTTTATAGAATCAAAAACTATCTCTTCTATAATTCCGGAATCATCCATAAGACCTCTTAATGTTCCCATTTTATAACCACGAAGCACCTTTCCATCATCTTTTATAGTTTCAGAATTCTCATAATTTACATTATCTAAATTCACATGTATTTTAGTGCAATCAAGAATATGTATAGATGGAGCTATGTTAAGAGATGGCATAACTACATTTTGGACATAATTGTTATAAGACTCTATAAATTCCTCAGCATCATATTTTTGAATTAAATTTCTCATAACGCCTTCGGCGAATAACCCTTCTTCAAGGTTTTTATTGGTATCCCACATATTCCATCCTAGTTCAGATAATAACTCACCATCAGTCACAGCAAAGGCGACATCTGTCAGGCTGGTTTTAAGTTTCATCTTTGCTGTAATTGCTAACGCAATAAGTATATGAAATGGAATATGCTTATTTTGTTTTCTTTTATCTTTAAAACTTTCAGCCAATTTATCTATAAGTCCTATATTTTTCATTTTTAATACTATTGTATCTATAAGATTAGGGAAACTTACGTCAGCAGCATCAATCCTACCTTCTTTTATAGCTTCCAACACCTTATCTTTATCGTTTTTGCTTAATTGTAACATACAAACTATCTCCTTTTAATTATCATTAGTCTATATATATAATTCTATAAAAGATCTTAAAATCATTTTTAAAAGCTAAATATTATAGTACTTATTTTTAGAAATTTTCATATTACTTATTGAAGATAATGTATATAAACTATTGCTAAATCCTTTCCCCACATAACTATAAATTAGTACCAGTGGCGCATTAACAGATATTACAGTTGTAATATACTTTCTATATCTAATTCCCATGTAAGTGGAAAAGTAACATATTACATCTGTTGGGGCAATTGGGCATACAATCCATAAAAACAATATACCTTTTCCGAAATTTCATGTTTCACCTCTCCAATATATTTCCTTTGCTCTATTTTATTATATAAGTATTAAATAAATATCATGATAATTATTAACAATTGTAACTATTCAGCTATTAAAATAATTTAAATTTACTGTTATTATTAATTTATTGAAAAAAAGCCTTCCATTTATCATTATTTTTTGGTATCATAAAGCCTGTCTTGCAAAAACTAATGATAAGGTGGTGACACATCGTGAGTGAAGGCCAAATCATCGAGATTTACAATCAAGGTGTATCTCAGGTTATAGGTGTTATTAAAGAATTATCAAATCAAATTAAAGAACTACAATCTCAAGTAGAAACACTTTCTAAAGAGAATAAGGCTCTAAACGAGCGTGTAAAATCATTAGAAAGCCAAGTCAACAAAAACAGTAGTAATAGCAGTAAACCTCCATCGTCAGATGGCTTTAAAAAGAAGACTAAAAGTTTAAGAACAAAATCAGGTAAAAAACCTGGCGGTCAAAGGGGTCATGAGGGAACAACATTGTGTTTACATGATACTCCTGATGAAATTGAAATTCACAATGTTGAATTCTGTACTGAATGCGGAGCATCCCTAAAGGATGTACCTCCTGAAAGATATATTGTTCGTCAAATTATAGATATACCAGATGTAAAAGTTAAAATTGTAGAGCATAGAGCAGAAGTTAAAATATGTCCTCATTGTAAAAGTAAAAATACAGCTGCTTTCCCAGAAGAAATAAAGAATACAGTTCAATATGGAGAACGCCTGAAAGCGATAGCTGTTTACTTAACTCAATATCAGTTGATTCCGTATAAACGTGCTGTTGAACTCATTGAGGATTTATTTAACCATCATTTAAGTCAAGGTAGTATGGTAACCTTCAATCAAGACTGTCATGATAATTTACAAGCTATAACAAATAGGATTAGAAATAGCCTTACCTCATCTACAGGAGCAGTTCATTTTGATGAAACTGGTATTTATATAGATAAAAAACGCCAGTGGCTTCATGTTGCTTCTAATAAAAATCTTACATATTATGAATGCCATGAAAAGCGTGGTAAAAAGGCTATTGATGATATTACAATACTTCCAAACTTTACTGGGACGGCAGTCCATGATGGTTTTAAAACTTATTTTAAGTATACTAACTGCAATCATGCTCTATGTAATGCTCATATATTAAGAGAACTTAATAGTATAACTGAATTACAAGGTCAAAACTGGG
This window harbors:
- a CDS encoding transposase produces the protein MLQLSKNDKDKVLEAIKEGRIDAADVSFPNLIDTIVLKMKNIGLIDKLAESFKDKRKQNKHIPFHILIALAITAKMKLKTSLTDVAFAVTDGELLSELGWNMWDTNKNLEEGLFAEGVMRNLIQKYDAEEFIESYNNYVQNVVMPSLNIAPSIHILDCTKIHVNLDNVNYENSETIKDDGKVLRGYKMGTLRGLMDDSGIIEEIVFDSIKPHDLELCRNMILKSKCLKSGDILINDRGFISRDVINILKLEKQVDTYVPAKKNMTIYQEAVKIAISEDKWQKHPNKKRKTQEIHLVKDLGMMWQSNTPDKDVDLCACVVHDKKDNEYYVFLTTDTNKTAKQIINTYELRPEIEEDYRQIKDFWKLEDFKSTKYNFITFHIVMTLIGYMYFQLFKNMEEGNKYSGKSLPVIIKNYKEDKQKSVIIYSGQYFGVFSFIEFIQLYAGCSAEVRKLLDPTLALV
- a CDS encoding IS66 family transposase, with the protein product MSEGQIIEIYNQGVSQVIGVIKELSNQIKELQSQVETLSKENKALNERVKSLESQVNKNSSNSSKPPSSDGFKKKTKSLRTKSGKKPGGQRGHEGTTLCLHDTPDEIEIHNVEFCTECGASLKDVPPERYIVRQIIDIPDVKVKIVEHRAEVKICPHCKSKNTAAFPEEIKNTVQYGERLKAIAVYLTQYQLIPYKRAVELIEDLFNHHLSQGSMVTFNQDCHDNLQAITNRIRNSLTSSTGAVHFDETGIYIDKKRQWLHVASNKNLTYYECHEKRGKKAIDDITILPNFTGTAVHDGFKTYFKYTNCNHALCNAHILRELNSITELQGQNWAKPMKNLLLDIKKEVDLANNKQNALPLDKIQDFESKYDKILKAGIDEDYAKNIELYSKKKVKKSASLNLLNRLNGYKEQILAFMYDFDIPFDNNLAERDLRMAKVKQKISGTFRSSAGANAFTRIRGYVSTVRKQGKNALDCIKSTFTVNQFDPTLT